The Sinomicrobium kalidii region TTCCGTGAGGTTGGGGAGATAAGGCATCTTCAGCATCTCTTATACGTACCTGCATCCACGGAGGGCACTGAAAATTCCCGTTTCCGAAGGAATAGGCCTGGGATAACAATTCGGTCATACCATATTCGCTGTGAATACGGTCCGCCCCGAAACCCTTGCAAAGGATACGGTGCAGTTCTTCCCGGATAAGTTCTTTTCTGCGGCCTTTCATGCCCCCTGTTTCCATTATTGTGGTATTCTTCAGTTGAAAATCGTGGTTTTTCACCAGGTCCAGCAGGGCAAACGAAACCCCAATCAGCAATATTTTTTTTTCTCTGCTATCCAGTTTTTCCAGTTTATCGCTCAATTCCGAAAGGTTGTGCAGGTAAAAGCCACTGTCTTCATTACCGGAACGCCGGATAAGGTCGTTTGCCATATAGATCAGAGAGGACCCCTGACGCTCCAAATAGGAAGGCAATAGCGCAAGGACCACATATTCTTCAATACGGCCGTAAAAACGCTCAAATGTGCTTAAAAAGCTCCTTTCATACAAACTTCTGTCCGTAACGTAATGTTTACTGGTGCTCATTCCCGTGGTTCCGCTGCTTGTAAACACTTCCTCGGGCGGATCTTCGGAAGAAACCACGGTATGTGTCTTAAAAAAGGATATGGGGAGGAACGGAATATCATTAAGGGATGTTACCTTCGGCGGTGTTCTGTTCAACAGATCGCAGAATCTGCCGTATACTTCGTTGTTCCGGTACTGATGCCTGAATACGTCCAGCGTTACGGCTTCAAAATCAACATCATTCGCTATGTTAAAAATGGCTTCGCTATTCATTACAACTATTGTACACTAAAAACAACCGCTAAAAACAAAGCTCATTGTACTCTATTCTTCCGTTGCTATCTGCTTCATCTTCTTAAAGAGGAAGATCAACAGGAATACACCGGAAAATGCG contains the following coding sequences:
- a CDS encoding acyl transferase — its product is MNSEAIFNIANDVDFEAVTLDVFRHQYRNNEVYGRFCDLLNRTPPKVTSLNDIPFLPISFFKTHTVVSSEDPPEEVFTSSGTTGMSTSKHYVTDRSLYERSFLSTFERFYGRIEEYVVLALLPSYLERQGSSLIYMANDLIRRSGNEDSGFYLHNLSELSDKLEKLDSREKKILLIGVSFALLDLVKNHDFQLKNTTIMETGGMKGRRKELIREELHRILCKGFGADRIHSEYGMTELLSQAYSFGNGNFQCPPWMQVRIRDAEDALSPQPHGKTGGINIIDLANVNSCSFIATQDLGKTFPDGSFEVLGRFDNSDIRGCNLMVM